AACGGAATGATTTGCGATTCGCAGGAATTTACCCTGCCTACACAGCGCGGAAACTAAGGAAACAGCCGGAAATATCCGGTTTGAATATAGTGACGGTATGTGCCTGGGATAGTGACGCTATCCTGAGCACATACCGTCACTATGTTGGTGGGATAGCGTCACTATTTTAAAACGACAATAATATGGGGCAAATCTCAAATTCGGCTCATATTTATACAAGGTATGCGTAAAAACGTTATCTTTGTTTATGTTTCAACAAAAGCATTAACATTAGGCTATTCGAACGAAGAAGTTAAAATAGGCTTTATTGAGACGCTGATTCCTTCCTATCTCAACCAGCCAACCCGTGAAAGTAATTTCTATGTAGTTTCTTTCGTAAGAGACTTGATGAAAGGTGACATTGAGTAATGTCTTCTTCGTACTCGTTCTTTCTTCTCTTCTATACCTTATGATTTGGAAAACAATCAGGAAAAACACTATCAAACCATATTTTATTTGTTATTCCGTTTGATGGGGCAATATGTGGATGTAGAAGTCAAGAATGCCATTGGCAGGGCTGACGTAGTGATAAAGATGCCTGATGCGATTTATGTGCTTGAGTTTAAGGTAGACGGAACTCCCGAAGAAGCGTTTGCACAAATCAATAGTAAACAATATGCCATTCCTTATGAGATAGATCATCGTAAGGTTGTAAAAGTTGGAGCGAATTTCGATAGCGCAACGCGGACTTTGGGAGAGTGGGAGATAGAATATTCTTAGACAGAAATAAATAATTGAATCATATATACTTGAAATCAAACATTTTCTGCTTATCTTTGTTAGCATGAAAAAAGAAAACGGTAAAGGAGACGAACTTATGGCAAGTAATTATATTCGTTTCGATTGGGCAATGAAACGCTTGTTGCGTAATAAAGCCAATTTTGCAGTTCTCGAGGGCTTTCTAACCACTCTTCTAAATGAAAAGATAGTCATTCAGAAACTGTTGGAAAGTGAAAGTAATCAAGAGGACGAGTTTGACAAGTATAATCGGGTGGATATGCTTGCGGAAAACTCAAAGGGTGAACTCATTTTAATTGAAGTTCAAAACAATAATGAGTATGCGTATTTTCAACGTATGTTATTCGGCACTTCTAAATTGGTGACCGAATACATAAACCGCGGGGAAGGGTATGACAAAGTAAGGAAAGTATATAGTGTCAATATTGTATATTTCTCTTTAGGGAGTGGAAAGGATATCGTATATCATGGAAAAACTGAATTCCGCGGAATCCATCAGGGAGATGTTTTGGAATTGACTCCTTTCCAGAAACAGACATTCAAAGTAGATAGTGTGAGTCAGCTTTATCCCGAATATTATATTCTGAAGGTCAATGATTTCAATCAAGTGGCCCGGAGTCCGTTGGAAGAATGGATTTATTATATGAATACTGGTGATATACCTGATGGTGCGACAGCACCGGGGTTGGATGAGGCTCGTCAACGCCTGAAACTGGATAAGATGACTAAAGAAGAATTAAGTGCTTATTATCGTCATTTGGATAATATAGTAATTCTACGTGACAATATATATACCGAACGTGCGGAAGGTCGTGCTGAGGGCCGTGCAGAAGGTCGTGCTGAAGGTCATGCAGAAGGTCGTGCTGAGGGCCGTGCCGAGGGACTTATGGAAGGTCGTATGGAAGAAAAAAGAGAAATGGTACATAATATGAAATCTTTGAATATTCCACTTGATACCATTTCGCAAGTTACAGGACTATCCATTGAAGAAATAAAAAGTTTGTAGAAGGATTGCCCCCGAAAAATGTGAATTTTAAAATGATAAAGACAACGCTTCCATTTGTACTGGGAGCGTTTTTTTTATTCATAAAATAGGATACTCTGCTGAAACTGCGAGAATATTGTTTCTCGCACTATAGATATTGTTACGGTTTATTCGCGAATTAATTAAATAATGTTACCTTTGTGCTTGAAAAATATATAAAAAGAAATACTATGAGAACTATTTGTAGTAATTTGTTATTTGTGCGAATTGTGGATCCAGACAGACGAATGGCTTTGCTATTTTTCATTTTAATGATAATTCTTGTTGTTACATTAGAACGAATGCTTTATGCTTCAGGAGAAGTTGCACTTGCAAATAAGACTAGAATAACTTTATTGGAAACAATAGAAGATGGATTCAATGCACAATATAAGGCACTGGGACTATATGAGGCTGGTTATAAAATGGAACCAAATAGGAACTTTGAGCATTGTACTATAACTAGTTCTAAAGGTAAAAAAGTAAAAGATATTGTGGTTGAAGAAAACAAGGTCGTAGTGAGTTCGGATATTGATACTAGAATAAGTCATACCGTTTTAGCAGAAGAGGGAATAGATGCCGATGCTTGTTTATCTTTGTGGAGTAAGAAACTGTCTGCGGCTAATATTGTTTCTTGTCATGCATTACGAATACATATTCATACAGATAGTGCCTATGTACTTGCTTGTGGAGATTCTACGTTATTTTTACCAGAGTATAAAAAGATTGGTAGTTTTTACTCCGGACTTTCCAATGAAATTGAAGTAGAGCCTTTTATTCGGTATTCTTGGTTGACAGTTCTTAAAAACACTTCAATAACGATGGTGGTTATTGTAGAATTAATTATCCTTGTTCTTTTATTTGTTTGTTTTATCTATTATCTAAGAAAAAGAATAAAAAAGAGCATTCCTTCAGTAACAGATATCTCCCAATTAAATATAAAAATAGCGAATCTGCGTTATGTTTACAGTTCGCATGAATTTTATACAGATGATAATCGAAAGATCCGGATTACTAGCCAACCTGCATCTTTACTTTTGCTGCTTTTGAAAGCTCCCAATCATACGATGACAAAAGAAGAGATTATTTCATGTTTTTGGAGGTCGGAAGATAGAGGCGTAGAAGGTAGGTTGCGTCGTGTAGTGAGTGATTTAAGGTGTATACTTCGGGAAGAATCAGTGAATATATCTATTAAATCATCAGGAAATAGCTATTCTTTGATTGTTTAAAAAGTGCCATTTCATCGATGAAAATTTGTTGTGAGAAATTTCTCACAATAGTTCTCACGATTTTTCACATCAATAAGTTGTCGTGTTCGAATAGGATGCCTACTTTCGGGCAAAATTAATCAATTTATATCATATTATGAAAAAGTATTTAAAGCTTGGAGTTTTTTCTTTTGTCGTATTGGTTTCTATTTTCTTTTGTAGAAAAGCTGAGCACACCCCACTGCAAAATGTTATTTTATTAAATAATGTGGAAGCATTGGCTGCCGGTGAGAATCCTACGGCTAGATGTATAGGTACCGGTTCTGTAGATTGTCCTTTAAACCATGAAAAAGTAAAGTATGTTTTCGAACCATTTAAATTGGATTGGTAAGCTTCTGCTACTGATATTGGTGGTTGGAATATTATCCTCGTGTTCACAATCCCCAAAAACTTTTTTGGGGATTAAATATTTAGATTTTCCAGAAGAGAAACATCTGTCGGCACAGGTAATAGAGCTTGATACAGCCTTGTTTCGTTATCCTTTTCGGATACGGATAGAAGGAGATAAAGCCATTGTGATGGATTTACATGGTTCCGATTATTATGGGCACTTATTTCAATACCCAAGTTTCCAGTATCTATCCTCTTTTGGCAGGCGAGGCGATTCTCCAACGGAAATGTTGTCGATGGAAAACTTCCGTTTGTATAACCATGAATTATGGACTTTGGATGCTAACAAAAGCGAATTAACTAGGTTAGATTTTTCTTCATCCGGTGATTCACTGCTTCGTGAGGAAACGGTAACATTGGATGAAGATATACTTCGACCGCTTGATTTTGCTGTATATGATGAAACAACATTTGTCATTCCTGACTATTCAGGTGAGAGCCGTTTTTTGAAGGTTAATTGCAAAGGTAAACTTATAGAGAAGATAGGAGCTATACCTACAGCGAATGAGAAAGCTTTGCAAGAAGCCCGTCCGGCATTAGCGCAGGCATGGCGTAGCTTTTTAGATTATAATCCCCATAATGGCGTTTTAGCTGCTGTCACTCAACTGGGAGAGGTGGTTGAAATCTATAATTTGAAAGACAGTACTCATGTTGTTCGTATCGGTGAGCACGACGAACCTGAATTCAAAGTATCTGATGGATATGGTATACCGATGGGTATTATGGGATTCAGTGATGTTCAAGTAACAGTTAGTGCCATTTATGCGGTGTTTCATGGAACATCTTTTAAGGAGATAGCGAAACAAAGCGGAAAGCTTCCTGACGGAGGAAAATACATTTATGTATTTAGTTTGAAAGGAGAACCGATGTGTAAATATGTACTCGACCATTATATATATGGTATTTGGGTAGATGAAGCTACTAAAACGATAATGGCGACAGATGTAAATAGCGATCAGCCAATAGTAAAGTTTAGCTTTGGTAGCGTATGAGAGAATTAACTTGATTAAAAGGAGCAGAATGATGCGTTTGTTCATCTTGGCGGATTTGCTTACATATCATCTGCTCCTTAACCCCTAAAAAAGAAAGGAGATTATTCAGATACAAACATAAGAATAAAAAATTAATGTAGCAAACTATTGCTATTCTGTTGAAATGATAGATACAGAAAAAAAACGAAAAGTACAAATTAAAAAACTACAAAATGAAAAAGAAAATAATGGGGCTTATAGCTATTGTTGCTATTGCTGCTACGGGATATAACGTATACACTTCGCAGAATAATGTGAAGTTATCTGCTTTGGCTTTAGCAAACGTTGAGGCATTGGCGAGATATGAATATCCTGATGTAGAAATTACTTGTAATCAATCTAAACATGATTCTCCTGGTAGATGTTGGCATATGTATGGTGAATGTTCTATGGGATGGTTTATCCGTTATGATGATTGTAGATTCAGTGGAAGTACATATGACTCATGTGTGACGCCTTGTGATTGATGTTTTATTCGTTTAGAGGTTGTAATATAATACAACCTCTAATATTAAAAATAAGTATAATGAAGAAAATAAGTATAATAATTTTATTGTTTGTTGCTTATGCTTGTACTGATAGTCATAAAAAACTATCGGAAGAAATTGAAATAATACCGGTTGATGTACATGAGACTATACGGGATGCTTCATCTTTCTTGGAGAAAATAGAACTTGTTCCTCTTGAAACGAATGATTCGTCTTTATTTTATAGAACCAACAAAGTTATTTATGATAAAGATACTGATATGTTCGCAATTTATACCAGTGATCAGATTGTTTATACTTTTACAGGAAAGGGGCGATATATTGATAATTCAAAAAGAATGAAAGGACAAGGACCTAAAGATTACATTATGGTTTTAGATATAAGTTTTAATCCATATTTGAAAGGTATTGATCTACTAAATCCATACGGAACAATATATACTTATAGTCCGACATTTGAACTTATATCTAGAAGGCAATTTAAACCGGAATTTCCAGTAGATTATTCGATGGCTTTAGATTCAAACAATTATATTTTTAACCATCCTTTTGTCTGGACTGATCAGGAACTTTCGTTCGTTAATTTGGATACGAAACAAGTAGTAAATGCAAATTATGAAGGAACTATTTCCGGAAATAATATGTCTCATCATTGTTTTTATCATATTGATGATAATTTTTACTATGTACCTTTTGGATTGAACTATTATTTTTATCGGATAGATAAAGAAAACAAAAAGTTAGAACCGATGATGTATCTTGACTTGGGAGATGCGGAAGTCAAACTGGAAGGATTGCCCGGATGCGGTCATGGGAAACGAACAGATTCTGACGAAGAGAGAAGAAGAGTTACGCAGGATGCGACTGAAAGATATCAATTTTTGAAAAAGTCGGAGAGTATATTACCTTTAATCAAGTTTTTCAATAATGATTATGTTTATGTCTATTTGGCAAAAACAGATAGAGGTTATGGTAGCCATTTTATTTATAACAGAAAACAAAGGGAAGGTTATTTATGTAAAGAAGGAGAACCTTTTATCATGTATCCTTGCTTTGGTATAGTAGATAATGTTTTGCTCTCTATTTGTCAGCCGGATTTAGTTAGTAAAGTTGTAGAACGCAATCTTATGTCATCTGAAGAAATTCATAAAATGGAGGCATTAAAAGAAGATGATAATCCTGTAATCTTGAAATACTATTTGAAATAATGACACGTTTAGTTACTTTGATATTTATTGCTATATTGTTATTGTCTTGTAAAGAGTCAGAACAAGATAGAATAATCCGTTTTGTTAATGAATGGAATGGGAAGATTATTCAATTTCCTGATAGTATATGTTTAACGTCTTATACAAGTGATACTGTTATGACAAAGTATACAAGAGAACAGTCCTCTTATACTATATTGAACTATGTTGATACAATAGGTTGTGTCAGTTGTAGGTTGCAATTACCAAGATGGAAAGTGATGATGGAAGAATTAGATTCTCTATATCCAAACAAAGTGAATTGTTTAATGGTTTTTAACCCAAAAGGAAAAAGGAAACTGATTAAACATTTAAGAAATAATCAATTTAATTATTTTGTTTACATTGACGAAAAGGATACTTTAAATAAGATGAATGATTTTCTGAATGAGGAGAATTTTACTACATTTCTTTTAGATAAAAAGGATAAGATCATAGCAATCGGGAATCCAGTCCTTAAACCGAAAATAAGAGATTTGTATTTTGATATAATTTCAGGGAAAACAGTTGCGTCATCTGTAGACAAAGTAGCTTTAACTGTTGTTTCTTTATCAAAAGATAAAGTCGATTTAGGAGATTTCTCTTGGAATAAAGAGAGAGAGGCTGAATTTGTGGTTTCAAATGTAGGGAAATTGCCATTAGTGATAAATGATGTAATTACTTCTTGTGGGTGTACTAAAGTAGATTATACAAAGAAACCAGTTTTACCGGGTGAAAATGTTATTTTGAAAATAAAATATAAGGCAGAACAACCTGAACATTTTAATAAAACAATTACAGTCTATTGTAATGCAGAAAATGCTCCATTTAAATTGAATATTAGTGGAAATGCAAAATGAATAGGAATATGATAAAGCACTTACAATATATCCAACTCATAATTATTATTTTATTAGGCTGGTATCTTATCGATAAAGTAGTATTTAGAGAAGAATCAATGACTTCTCTAGAAACTGTATTACAAGTTGCGAAAGATAATAGGATGGAGTTGGAAAAAGTGCTTTATTGTTATCAAAAAGACCCTACTGATAGTTTAAAATATAAAGCAGTTTGTTTTCTGATAGAAAATATGCCTTTTTATACTTATTCTGTTGGAGAGCAATTGGATAATTATAAGTCTTATTATGCATGGTTGAAAAAAAGTAGAGGGAAGACATCACAACAGGTTGCTGATTCGGTTAAAAATGTGTATGGGGCTATAAAGGAAGAACTAGAGAAGAAATGTGATATTATGGAGATGGATTCTGCTTATCTATGCCATAACATTGATTGGGCATTCAAAGTCTGGCAGGAACAACCGTGGGGAAAGAATATCTCGTTTGAAACATTTTGTGAGTATTTATTGCCTTACCGGATAGGGGATGAACCATTATCTTATTGGCGTGAAACGTACTATGAAAAATACAACTCATTGTTGGATTCATTGCGCATGTCTGATTCATTAGATATTGAAGACCCTGTTGTTGCCGCTAATTATCTAATAGATAAATTACCTGATAAGAGCCATTATTATACTTCTGTAACGCCATATCCATTTGGACATATAGGACCGGAATATGTACAATACTTATCCGGTACATGTAGGGAAGTAACCGATTTTGCTGTGTATCTATTCCGTGCTTTGGGTATTCCTTGTGCCATAGATTTTGTTCCTGTACGAAGTTATATAAATGCCGGGCATTTTTGGTTGACAACATGGAATAAGGATGGAGAGGAATATATGACTGATTTCCCA
This portion of the Bacteroides acidifaciens genome encodes:
- a CDS encoding NVEALA domain-containing protein, producing the protein MKKYLKLGVFSFVVLVSIFFCRKAEHTPLQNVILLNNVEALAAGENPTARCIGTGSVDCPLNHEKVKYVFEPFKLDW
- a CDS encoding 6-bladed beta-propeller, translating into MKKISIIILLFVAYACTDSHKKLSEEIEIIPVDVHETIRDASSFLEKIELVPLETNDSSLFYRTNKVIYDKDTDMFAIYTSDQIVYTFTGKGRYIDNSKRMKGQGPKDYIMVLDISFNPYLKGIDLLNPYGTIYTYSPTFELISRRQFKPEFPVDYSMALDSNNYIFNHPFVWTDQELSFVNLDTKQVVNANYEGTISGNNMSHHCFYHIDDNFYYVPFGLNYYFYRIDKENKKLEPMMYLDLGDAEVKLEGLPGCGHGKRTDSDEERRRVTQDATERYQFLKKSESILPLIKFFNNDYVYVYLAKTDRGYGSHFIYNRKQREGYLCKEGEPFIMYPCFGIVDNVLLSICQPDLVSKVVERNLMSSEEIHKMEALKEDDNPVILKYYLK
- a CDS encoding Rpn family recombination-promoting nuclease/putative transposase codes for the protein MKKENGKGDELMASNYIRFDWAMKRLLRNKANFAVLEGFLTTLLNEKIVIQKLLESESNQEDEFDKYNRVDMLAENSKGELILIEVQNNNEYAYFQRMLFGTSKLVTEYINRGEGYDKVRKVYSVNIVYFSLGSGKDIVYHGKTEFRGIHQGDVLELTPFQKQTFKVDSVSQLYPEYYILKVNDFNQVARSPLEEWIYYMNTGDIPDGATAPGLDEARQRLKLDKMTKEELSAYYRHLDNIVILRDNIYTERAEGRAEGRAEGRAEGHAEGRAEGRAEGLMEGRMEEKREMVHNMKSLNIPLDTISQVTGLSIEEIKSL
- a CDS encoding BF3164 family lipoprotein, whose protein sequence is MFSNHLNWIGKLLLLILVVGILSSCSQSPKTFLGIKYLDFPEEKHLSAQVIELDTALFRYPFRIRIEGDKAIVMDLHGSDYYGHLFQYPSFQYLSSFGRRGDSPTEMLSMENFRLYNHELWTLDANKSELTRLDFSSSGDSLLREETVTLDEDILRPLDFAVYDETTFVIPDYSGESRFLKVNCKGKLIEKIGAIPTANEKALQEARPALAQAWRSFLDYNPHNGVLAAVTQLGEVVEIYNLKDSTHVVRIGEHDEPEFKVSDGYGIPMGIMGFSDVQVTVSAIYAVFHGTSFKEIAKQSGKLPDGGKYIYVFSLKGEPMCKYVLDHYIYGIWVDEATKTIMATDVNSDQPIVKFSFGSV
- a CDS encoding DUF1573 domain-containing protein, whose translation is MTRLVTLIFIAILLLSCKESEQDRIIRFVNEWNGKIIQFPDSICLTSYTSDTVMTKYTREQSSYTILNYVDTIGCVSCRLQLPRWKVMMEELDSLYPNKVNCLMVFNPKGKRKLIKHLRNNQFNYFVYIDEKDTLNKMNDFLNEENFTTFLLDKKDKIIAIGNPVLKPKIRDLYFDIISGKTVASSVDKVALTVVSLSKDKVDLGDFSWNKEREAEFVVSNVGKLPLVINDVITSCGCTKVDYTKKPVLPGENVILKIKYKAEQPEHFNKTITVYCNAENAPFKLNISGNAK
- a CDS encoding winged helix-turn-helix domain-containing protein produces the protein MRTICSNLLFVRIVDPDRRMALLFFILMIILVVTLERMLYASGEVALANKTRITLLETIEDGFNAQYKALGLYEAGYKMEPNRNFEHCTITSSKGKKVKDIVVEENKVVVSSDIDTRISHTVLAEEGIDADACLSLWSKKLSAANIVSCHALRIHIHTDSAYVLACGDSTLFLPEYKKIGSFYSGLSNEIEVEPFIRYSWLTVLKNTSITMVVIVELIILVLLFVCFIYYLRKRIKKSIPSVTDISQLNIKIANLRYVYSSHEFYTDDNRKIRITSQPASLLLLLLKAPNHTMTKEEIISCFWRSEDRGVEGRLRRVVSDLRCILREESVNISIKSSGNSYSLIV
- a CDS encoding NVEALA domain-containing protein; protein product: MKKKIMGLIAIVAIAATGYNVYTSQNNVKLSALALANVEALARYEYPDVEITCNQSKHDSPGRCWHMYGECSMGWFIRYDDCRFSGSTYDSCVTPCD